In the genome of Arachis stenosperma cultivar V10309 chromosome 2, arast.V10309.gnm1.PFL2, whole genome shotgun sequence, the window TTACCTACGTTTTGCAGGTCTCTGATCAATGCAGGTCCACATTTATTGATAACATACCATGCATCCATATACAAGTTTATCACCAATCTTTTATCCATAACCAAATTAATTTCTGGACAAAAAGATTGATGAAAAAAGATTTCTTGTTCTTATTCAAAGGATGGACCCATTTCGTCTATGCAATCCTCCTAGATAAAACGCATGATaatgttttctttctttttttccgTTTAGGGTAAAATGCAACTTGCATTTTTTTCGTTCCCCGCAAACGCAAGTTGCATTTTATAGAACTGTAAATATGCAGGTTCACAATTCTACATAACACACAATGATATAATATGTGTGAATAACATCATTTTTATTTCCATTCTTAAATTATTTTCTGGCAAATAACAGAAGCAGAGTTTGAAATAGGTACTACTATCTTTTAAAAAGAAAGGGAACATTAGAGCAATACTTGAgggtttatatatatatatataggtcaGGTTGCTTATACGGTTACATTCCTTCTTTGGGCTGCAATCCTTCTCAAGATCTTGAATAATGCAAGATGCTTTGTACGGGAGCTGCCATGTTTACTTTTTTTAATGGGGTTGAAATTGTAAATTTGATAACTTCAGAAATCAAGCCTGTCAGATTAAGTGAACTGATAAACGGAGCCACATGAATTTCAATTCCTTTGGAACGGTCTAGTGAATTGATCACAATAAAAATAAGGGAAAAATGTGAACACAAGTCACACGAATCAAGAAATGAGACAAAATTTATCAGTTGTATTCCTCAGTTGCTTTGTCTGTTTTTCTGGCAGAATTACATTAACATGCCACTTTATCAGAAACAGGATACATGAGAAATTACAAGTTTTATCTgcaaaaaattaatcattttgACATACCCCGAGATATCTTAACAAAATATTCACCAATAGATTCATTTACTAGATTACATGAAACTAACAAAACTATATAGATCTAAGTACactgaaagaaaataagaaaaagaaaaaagaatctGGTTTTGCTGCTGGTAAGGGAATCAACTCGTAAACTCACGAGGATTTACTCCTAAAGTTCTAAGCTCTTTGTGGAGACCTAAACTTGTAAActtctaataataatttaagAGTTAACACGAGAGTTTGATAATCTAATTTGGTTCCTCAAATAAGGCCACTAACTGGTGAAGTGCTAATATTTTGCATTTCCTTGTTAGCTTCAAAAGTTTCATTGCTCATAGCACTCTTCCTCCTTGGCCTTGCTTCTCCGAGCATCATTATCACATCTCTCATAGAGGGTCGATCTTTTGGTAGTTTTGCAGTGCAAAGAAGTGCTATTCTGAGAACCAAAAGCATCTCTTCTTGAACATGCTTGGAGCTTCCTACACTAGGGTCTAATGCTTCTTCTAAGGATTTATTCTCTATTTTCCTTCTAATCCACCCTACTATATCTACTGATTCTCCAAATTCTGGATCCAAGGGCCTCTTTCCTGTTAGAAGCTCCAGTAATACTATACCATAACTGTAGATATCTATCTTTTCATCCACGTTCAATGAGTATCCATATTCTGCAAAATAATGAAGCACTTAGATAGTTGGCAATGTGAATCTTATGCATCTGAGAAAGAGAAAAGTTATTTTGACTAATCTTCATATAAATCATATGAGGAAACGTCGATTTTGTCCTTCAAGTTGCACTGGTGTTAGTTCTTGCAATttatggaaaaagaaaataggaCAGCTTAGTACACAAGCATCCTGTGTTAATGTAGAATTTAGAGAATGACTGCATCCAAAGAGTGTCATGTAGACAATCTAACCTAATAATTACATATTAGTGGCTGCTCTCGCAGCTTGAACCCATGACCTTGAGGTCACAGGGACAACTATGCTCCAAGGTATGGAAACGTGTTTAAAAACAAAAGGCATATGAAATAAGTGGGATACTAACAAAATGGTTATCTTGGTGGACTAATTCGAATATATTCTTGATTGATGTTACCCTAGACGTCAAGTGGAATGTTATGACATAGTGATGTATAAGTGTTTAAGGACTAACATGATTCATATTTGCAATTTTGTCAAAGACTAAAGTTAACCACTACTCTAAATAACATGATGCTTTTATTCAATCCTAATAACTATGCTGTCATTGCTATGATCTTTTTGACCATCGTACTTGTTAAGCTTTCTAAAAACAAAGTAAACATTAATCCTACATAAAGTAAAAGTAAATTCTCACCTGGGGCAATGTATCCATAGGATCCAGCAATCATGGAGACAGTTTCATTCTTATGCATCATCATCTTGGCTAACCCGAAATCAGCTATTCTTGCCTCGAGATTCATGTCGAGCAGGATGTTACTCGACTTGATGTCTCGATGGATAACGGCCGGATGACAATCATGGTGAAGATAAGCGAGCCCCTGCGCGACTCCCAGAGCAATGTTATACCTCGAAACCCAATCCACAAGCAATCTTCCAGCTTGCTTGCCATGCAAGGCATCCCCAAGGTTTCCATTGTGCATAAACTCATAAATTATCATCAAATCAGTGTCATTATAAAGAAATCCTAATAGCCTAACAATGTTCCTATGCCTTAGCCTCCCTAGAAGATTCACCTCGCCGACAAGATCATCGCTGCTTCCCACTTCAATATCAGATCCTGATCTCCACAATTTCTTGACTGCAACAACGGTACTTGATTGTGCTATCTCGGCCTTGTAGACAATGCCGGTTGCCCCCATTCCAATCACATTTGTTTCCTTGACGCAGGACAGAATATCAGTACTTGTAAAATCAACCCTCTGAAATGCCATCAATCGCCACGGCCACCGTTTGTTACCCTTATAAAATCCATTTGGGAAGAAGCACAATCCATTGGTGTACCATCTCATGTATAATGATCTTGCAGCTAAAATCGCAATTGCAACAGCAAAGATTGTTGATACTCCAATGATCCATCCTAGAATAATATGCTTTGTATATGAATTTCCATGGCTTGACGAATATGAAGAGGATTTGGCACATGGAGGGAGGACACCACCACAGAGGCCGGCATTGCCAGCGAGATCATTCGGATTAATCGCTCTTAACACACCATTTGCAGGGACAGGGCCTTCTAGCTTATTATACGAAACATTGAATGTTTCCAACGCCGGCGACATACCAAAGTTTTCAGGTATTTTACCAGTCAGAGAATTGTTAGCAAGATCAAGAATGGACAATGTAGGCATGCTCGCTATTGCTTTCGGAATTTCTCCAGTCAATTGGTTGTTCTGCATGTTTAATCTCACCAATTTCTTACACGAACCAATGCTAGCCGGAATGCTTCCAGATAAGCAATTCGAAGAGAGATCAAGGACACCAAGCAAGGGACAGTCCTGCAACTGATCTGGTATTTTTCCTTCCAAGTTGTTGTTAGAAACAATGAAGGTCTGAAGATTTGTAATGGAGAAAATCATCGAAGGAAGCGAATAACAGAGCTTGTTTCTTGAGAAATCAATGAAAGAAAGCGACGTTGAAGAAGCAATGTCGTCCGGAATTCCACCGGTGAGAGTATTGTTAGCCAGTTCCAATCTCTGAATCTTTTTAAGCTTGCCAAAACCAATAGGAATCGTCCCTGAAAGAAAATTGTTGTGAATCCGAACGCGAACGAGGGAAGAACACGAGGATAAACTTGCTGGAATTGGACCAAAGAAACCGTTATTAAAGAGTATAAGCTTGGTAAGATTCCCCATGGTGCAAAGATTCTCTGGAATCTCACCAGAGAGTGAGTTGGATGATACATCTAACCACTGTAATGGTGAATTCTTTCCAAGGTTTCTAGGCAATGTCCCTGTCAATGAATTGTTCCAAAGCTCAAGAACCTGCAAATGATTCAAATCTCCGATGCCGGCCGGAACCGGACCGGTTAACCGGTTTCGCATCAGATTCAGTAGCTGAAGATTCTTGATCTGACTAATTTCATCTGGAATCTTTCCAGATAAAATGTTATCCGAAAGATCCAAGAACATTAACGAACTCATGTTTCCGATTTCCGGCGGAATTTTCCCGCCAAAACTGTTCTTGTACAAGAAAACCGTCTCCAAAAACTTGAGTTTCCCCAACTCTTTTGGAATTTCACCGCCAAGATTCCCCTCTGCTATATCAAGATACTTCAGATTCGTGAGGTTACCGAATTCCGACGGAACTCCACCGTCGAATTCGTTGTATCCGATAATCATAAACTCCAGGGAAGACAATTTTCCGATCTCCGCCGGAATTTCGCCGGTGAGATTGTTCCCGGAGAGTCCGAGATACTTCAAATTGCGGAGTTCACCAAACGATTTCGGAATGGAACCTTCGAAGAAGCTTCCTCTAAGATCAAGTGTTTCCAACAAAGAAAGATTTCCAATCTCCTCTGGAATCAAACCTGAGAAATTGTTGCTTGACGCATTCAGAGTCACAAGCTGCGAAGAAACCGTTGGAATTGGAAACTCGCCGGTGAAGAAATTCTGACTCACGTCAAGAACCTTCAGTGTGGTGACGCTAACTACGGATTTGAAGAGTGATGAGTTGAATGCATTGCAGCAGAAGTTGAGAGAAGTGAGGCTCTTGAGTTTTGTTACGTCGTTGGAAACAGTGCCAGTGAGATTCATGTGAGAGAGATCAAGCTTTTGAACGGATCCATTTGAGTTGCACCATACACCAGTCCAGTTACAGTGGTGAACTGGAACTGCACCGTGCAGTTTCCAATCCTTGAGGCTGTTGAATGGATCGTTGAGACCTTGTTTTATGGAAAGCAATGCAGATATTTCATCGTTATGAGCAAAACAAGAAGAGAATGAACCAATGGTATAGCATATGAGTATGAAGATGAGAAGGAATGGAAACTGTGTTTTCAGTTGCATGTTAGTTATTGTATGTGTTTGGATTATTCTTGTGGTTTTTGAGAAATCtatctctcaatttttttttgcacCATTTGTGAAGACAGTGTGTGTGTGTCAGTAGTGAAGGagaatggtggtggtggtgtgtGATGTGGGGATGAACACAACAATGACACAGATAGTGATGTGTCTAGTTTTGGTAATATTATGCTTATGAGTTATGATTTGGTATATGATTAAATATGATCATGatattatattatgttattatGACAAGGCCAATAATATAAATAGGCTTGTTCAATTATTTTTTGACGATATATATTATTtgcatttatttttatcttgtactaacatatttattaatataattttacataTTAATTCGTCCATCatgtataattaaaaattcacaAACAAAAACATCAAAGATCAACGAATATAGTTATTTTGTTTAGTTGTACTCTGTTAACAatttcaactccaagaaaataATTACCAATAAGCCTTTGTCAGGATgcttaaaagataaaaagaaaagaaatcatCTGTTCCACTCATGAAAAGTAAGTATTGTAAATCAgctctattttttttctttacgcTTTACCTCATCCTGCAAGTAAATAAGGAACTTAAACTCTTTTCGAGTTATCAGACAAACATTTAGAAGATGATTGATTGTCCATATCAATAAAAGCATTGCGAACCTGCATacaaaatatacaaatatattttacatCAGCGTCATGGAGGCATGGAGAATTAAACCACAAGGTCAGAGTAACTATGCTTAATTCATGAACCGGAGATTTGTTTGTTCATAGGTGGCAGCTGCTAAGCTAAACCGATCACATCCTAAAAATCAGGCCAGTTTATGCAATTTACTGGTTAAATGTCGGTTCGACTGATTTTCTTATCGATTTTCTGTCAAACAATTTTTAACCGCAACCAATTTAGTTAGAGGATCAATTTGTAGTTAATCCGGCTCAGAACTATGATTTTTAcaagtaaataaaataagagtaaaatgataattaatttcttaaagattttgaattCAGATTAATTAATTTCTGAACAAAAAAATGCTAATTTGATCATCTAATATAGCAAATCATAGACACGTTATATTATTCTATcaatttattatgtaaaatttGTATTATTAACTATTATCACCTATGTATTTATAAAAGATTGTCATatagataataatttttaaagtaaaattttatCTGTTTTAATAGGATTTacagtaaataaataataattaataaagattatataaaaattcaaaaaataaatgtctaaaattatattatttttatatttatatgacaacaattctattttattttgtactaTTTGTTAAtggaaaaatatatatatctattatttGTTGTCCTAAAAGATCttattgataatttttttaaagctaattaatttaaagtcaaaatctttaaaaatgtAATTGTCACCTTGCTcgtaaaataagaaaattattataaagtttacatttaatataaaaatagaaagaatATGCCAATTGAATACGAAAGAAAAGtatatttctcttttctttttttttttttttgtcaccaGAAAAGTATATTTCTCTTTGTCGTTTGTATTTCAGAATCAGATGGCAGTGTTTTATACTTTACATAGTTACAGACTACAGTGAAGCATTTGGACTTATTGGAAGTTTCTCCGACATAAAACATGGGAGAGAATAAATGAGAAGTATTCTGACTTTTTTATCCCCGGTTTGGTTtgttcttttcttctttctttttagttAGGACTTCGGACTTAGGAGGCAAGCTCAGGCTTTGGTAATTTTATCCAAAGAATTATAAAATGTATTTTATGTTaaagtttttaatatataaaaatattcacATGCATGCAATGGTCTTATTTTCGTTCTCTTGCGTTCATCGTTTTTGTTCCAAACaatttaactaataattttcaTGTTTCTTTTTCTGAACATTTGATCTACCCCACCTTTCTAGTTTCTATTTTGAAGCCTCAAATGGAATGCTTTTAAATATTTTCCTTAAGTAAATCAATTATTATATAGCGATAATATTAGgaagccaaaaaaaaaaaaaaaaaaaaaactcgcAAGAACTTGTTAAAATTTAACCAAATAACATGCAACTGAAGACGTGATATTTCGTTTGACCAACGagtttaaaacaaaaaattaaaaataaaatatatatggGAACACTTTTATAGTATTAGAAACTTTAAAGTGAGATACATTTCATAATTATTTTTGGTAAAATTATCGGTGGCCTTTCTGTTAAAGAGAACTACCAAATTCTAAGCCTACGAATCAATATCTTACATTTAAAGTCAATGCCAAATTTCTTGATGCATTGTTGCATTAAGTTTAATTAGTGTATCGTAAGTTCCTAACATTGTTTAAgatatcaatttcaaaattaacGGCGGAAGTGAAGAACAATAATATGGCAGATATTACTGtagtttctttcttttcaaaaaaaaaatttttgacaaaaaaaaactCAACACATCAAGTGAAGCGAAAAGATAATAACAAAAACTAATGTAAACCATAAAAGAAGCTGTCCAACTCCAAATAACACTAATGTTTATCCCAATGTCATCTCTGTCATTGCcagtaataataaaaaagatccACACCTAACTACTTCTTATAATTCATGAAGGACATATGGATAATTTCatcaactttttatttttattctgaaAAATCGTTCTACTTTTTCTAGCCAAATGTTCCAGATAATCGCACAGAAAACCATCAACCACCTCTTGCGCTCCTCCTTGCTAGCTGATATATCAGTCCAACTTATAAAATGTTCCTTCAACGTCCCCGGATATGACCATTGCCTTCCAACAAAAGATAACCAAGCACACCAAACCTGTCAAGAAAAATCACAACCAAAGAACAAGTGGTGATCATATTCAATACTCTTGTTGCAAAGCACACATACAACATCTTCCTGGTGGATAACTCCCAACTGACTTAGCCTCTCCTTCGTATTGACCCTACCAGTCAAAACAAAGCAGACAAACAGTTCAACTCACTACAagatttttgtttatttgtggAGGTTTTTTCTCCTATTTGTGGAGGTTTATAACCCCCACCAAATGGTTTATGGGGTTTCCAAAACCCCCAAAATTTGAGGTGCCACGAGGTCTTTTGTAGGGGGTTTTCAAAAACCTCCACAATCTATTCAGTGGAGGTTTTGTGTATGTTTAGTGGGGGTTTTATATTGTACTTTTGTGACGTTTTAAAACCcccacaaattaatttttttatttaacaaaaattaactattttgtGGGATTTTCAAACCTCCACAAATCctgtaattatttatttattttaaatttcaaatcattCATTAATCTCATCTCATTTACATATTCtcaaattaaaaactaaatcttttaTAAGACAATTCCTCAATAATATAAGACATaactttatatataaaaaaattctcaaTGTCAATAGTTCCAAACATAATTCCATATGGTATTGTTCTACATAACTATTactgtttttctttaaaaagtaaaataaaataacaagagGTCAATCCCCATATAGATGCATAAAATAGAAACAATCAATTTCTGGaacataattaaattaaacataaGAATCAAGGAGAAAGTAATAGAAGGCAGGTAAGAGCAAGTAAAGACATTTTCTTTGAGGCCTTGCCTATCACTAATGACATCTTCCTCACGAAAACTGCAAATAATTTCATTCCATAATTGGGCAAATTTGGTAGCTTCAGTTCTTCTGCTAGCAGAAATCTATACAAGCATGAAAATTAAAGTGAAGAGAATAACgagatttatttttaatgtactAAGCAATAAAAATGTAGAAAGAAAAAAGATTATTTATCACAAATTCTGTTCAGCAATAGCAAGCTAAAGAAAGGATAAAATTGATAGCGGCCTCTCCTAGATTTTGGTCCATAACTGAAAATTAAGGTCCAAGTTTCTATGATATGTGACAGTTCCAAACTAATAACCTATAGAAAGGTTAGAAGGAAAacactaaataaataaataatcacTATTTAGTGTGATATATGAACTTGACAATTACCTTTTGGGAAGTTAAC includes:
- the LOC130962135 gene encoding MDIS1-interacting receptor like kinase 1-like, which translates into the protein MQLKTQFPFLLIFILICYTIGSFSSCFAHNDEISALLSIKQGLNDPFNSLKDWKLHGAVPVHHCNWTGVWCNSNGSVQKLDLSHMNLTGTVSNDVTKLKSLTSLNFCCNAFNSSLFKSVVSVTTLKVLDVSQNFFTGEFPIPTVSSQLVTLNASSNNFSGLIPEEIGNLSLLETLDLRGSFFEGSIPKSFGELRNLKYLGLSGNNLTGEIPAEIGKLSSLEFMIIGYNEFDGGVPSEFGNLTNLKYLDIAEGNLGGEIPKELGKLKFLETVFLYKNSFGGKIPPEIGNMSSLMFLDLSDNILSGKIPDEISQIKNLQLLNLMRNRLTGPVPAGIGDLNHLQVLELWNNSLTGTLPRNLGKNSPLQWLDVSSNSLSGEIPENLCTMGNLTKLILFNNGFFGPIPASLSSCSSLVRVRIHNNFLSGTIPIGFGKLKKIQRLELANNTLTGGIPDDIASSTSLSFIDFSRNKLCYSLPSMIFSITNLQTFIVSNNNLEGKIPDQLQDCPLLGVLDLSSNCLSGSIPASIGSCKKLVRLNMQNNQLTGEIPKAIASMPTLSILDLANNSLTGKIPENFGMSPALETFNVSYNKLEGPVPANGVLRAINPNDLAGNAGLCGGVLPPCAKSSSYSSSHGNSYTKHIILGWIIGVSTIFAVAIAILAARSLYMRWYTNGLCFFPNGFYKGNKRWPWRLMAFQRVDFTSTDILSCVKETNVIGMGATGIVYKAEIAQSSTVVAVKKLWRSGSDIEVGSSDDLVGEVNLLGRLRHRNIVRLLGFLYNDTDLMIIYEFMHNGNLGDALHGKQAGRLLVDWVSRYNIALGVAQGLAYLHHDCHPAVIHRDIKSSNILLDMNLEARIADFGLAKMMMHKNETVSMIAGSYGYIAPEYGYSLNVDEKIDIYSYGIVLLELLTGKRPLDPEFGESVDIVGWIRRKIENKSLEEALDPSVGSSKHVQEEMLLVLRIALLCTAKLPKDRPSMRDVIMMLGEARPRRKSAMSNETFEANKEMQNISTSPVSGLI